In the genome of Cryptomeria japonica chromosome 8, Sugi_1.0, whole genome shotgun sequence, one region contains:
- the LOC131032319 gene encoding E3 ubiquitin-protein ligase ATL9, whose translation MFLGKMHNFAADDGNTFFLSDRTSAPTLSGLSLADTPPDGNYNAPNYKLNVSFQASLIVVILGLVIFLLFIAFLILLICRRATFGEPTTSFRREETNNNERGLDQTVIESFPVFSYDLVKGLKARAMGSECAVCLSDFTGEEMVRLLPKCSHAFHPECIDMWLCSHSTCPVCRISLVPAEDSTPTANAEPRTTPEQVAIVVDNGNAEAIVVDNDNHDSTGHSLVRVRTELEQGTEWYISTPTGLKPGLRKSLSFLGHLRSQKPISSNAPPVCSKAVDSEEVAGHRSRSERWGGNSMNPATFIRSFSERVTPQPREQR comes from the coding sequence ATGTTTCTGGGGAAGATGCATAATTTTGCTGCAGACGATGGAAACACTTTCTTCCTCAGCGATCGGACTTCTGCTCCGACATTGAGCGGGTTAAGTTTGGCAGATACTCCTCCTGACGGGAATTACAATGCACCGAACTACAAATTGAATGTCAGTTTCCAAGCCTCCCTAATTGTCGTCATCTTGGGGTTGGTCATCTTTCTCTTATTCATTGCCTTTTTAATTCTCCTCATCTGCCGCCGCGCAACCTTCGGGGAGCCTACTACAAGTTTCAGACGAGAGGAGACCAATAATAATGAGAGGGGCCTGGACCAGACGGTCATCGAGAGCTTCCCAGTATTCAGCTACGATCTGGTGAAGGGGCTAAAAGCGCGGGCCATGGGATCCGAGTGCGCCGTCTGCCTCAGCGACTTCACGGGCGAGGAAATGGTGCGGTTGCTTCCCAAGTGCAGCCACGCTTTTCACCCGGAGTGCATCGACATGTGGCTCTGCTCGCACTCAACGTGCCCCGTCTGCCGGATTAGCCTTGTGCCCGCAGAGGACTCCACTCCCACAGCCAACGCAGAGCCACGGACAACGCCTGAGCAGGTCGCTATCGTTGTTGACAACGGTAATGCTGAAGCGATCGTTGTTGACAATGATAATCATGATTCCACAGGGCATTCGTTAGTACGGGTGCGGACGGAGTTGGAGCAGGGAACGGAGTGGTACATCTCCACGCCCACCGGGCTTAAACCCGGTTTGCGCAAGAGTTTGAGTTTTTTGGGGCATCTTCGTTCTCAGAAGCCTATCAGTTCTAATGCCCCGCCCGTGTGCTCTAAGGCAGTTGATTCGGAGGAAGTTGCAGGGCACAGATCGAGATCGGAAAGATGGGGGGGCAATTCAATGAATCCAGCCACGTTTATAAGGAGTTTTTCTGAGCGCGTTACGCCACAGCCCAGAGAGCAACGGTAG